ACTTCCCTCTCcattgtttgctttcaacaacATGCACCAAAAGTAAAATCAACATGTTATGTCCTGTCTTTTGTTGTACTCTGCATTTGGAAACTGCATTGAATATCTTGGGGCATTTTTAATTTTCTGCAGCATTACTGTTTCTTGACTCCAGCTTATTTATGAACTTTGGATGGTTTGTTTATCCTGCTCGTACTTTATTGGCGTCAAATCACACAAATGTCACCCATGAAGAACATAGCTAAAtggtaatttttgttttttttgtcaaTGAAGTCTCAGTGTTATTTTTATTGTTGCTCTGGACAACTTCTGCTCAGGTAATTATGCGTCTTGAGTCAATATCTGACCGAGATTTGAGTAAATTCTGGTTGAGTTTTCATAACTCATTTCTTCACCTTATGCCCCACCTTCACCCAGGCTTTCTTTATTATTCTTGTTACTTGACGGCTGGCTAGGTTAGTTTTGTTGAGATGGAGCTCTTCCATAAGTTCGAGAAGTTAAACGTGAAAGAGCAGCCACAACTTCCCGCATGGGAGGTCGTTTTGTAGCTACCTGTTGTACACATAAAGCTGCAAGAGCTAGAGCTCTGTTAAGGCCACTTGTAGGATAGCAGCCTTGCAGTTGTGGGTCTACCATGTGTGGGAACTTCCTAGGATCTTTCAACAATAGTCTTGCCTGTAAAGACATAATCCAGAAGATGTTAGggggagagagggagagagagagagagagagagagagatgttaATATGTACCCAGTTAACCAGAGTATGCTCTTCAGCTGGCAGGGAAAAGTCAATCGCCTTTCGTCCGGTGATGAGTTCAAGCAAGAGAACACCAAAACTGTAGATATCAGATTTAAAAGTGAGTCGACCAGTACTAGCATACTCTGGAGCACAATAACCATAGGCTCCCACAACTCGAGTAGTAATGTGGCTGTTCTCACCAACAGGACCAAGCTTTGCGAGACCAAAATCTGAAAGCTTTGGATGATAATCTTGACCTAGAAGGATATTAGAAGCCTTCAAGTCCCTATGAATCACTGGTGGGTTGGCTTTATCATGCAAGTACTCTAAGCCTTTAGCTACACCAAGTGCTATCTCCATCCTTGTATTCCAGTTCAGGGCCTCGTTTGGTGAAATATCTGAAATAGATCAGAACACATGATACAGTTCAGAATACATGATACAGTTAAAAGCTTAGTGATAGTCATTAGCTGAAATGAATTCTCATCTTCTACATTCTACTGCAATACATTCTGCTAGTTAGCTGCGTGGGATTAGTGTGTCTGTGTCTATTACCATGTAGATGATATTCCAGAGACCCCAAAGGCATGAACTCGTAGACGAGGAGTAGTTCATCCCCTTCAGCACAGTAGCCAACCATATTAACAAGATTAGGATGTTGATAGAGGCTTAACATCAGAACTTCCACCACAAATTCTTTGTTTCCTTGAATCCCATTCCTGTCCAAGTGTTTCACTGCAACTTCTACCTGTTCCCCGTCACTCCCGAAACAATAACCCTTGTACACACGCCCAAAACCTCCTTCACCCACAACAGACTCTTCTCTGAAGTTTTTGGTAGCAATAGCAAGCTCTTGAAATGTGAATATCTTAGCAGCGGCATTAATCATTTTGCCGTTGCTACCGCTGCTGCAGCTCCCATCATTGTTAGGAACTGGGAGGAATATTTTACAATCAAACCACAGCATTatgattaacaaaataaaaatctaaaattacGGCTCATCTAATGAAAGAgagaaacaaaaataaacaaaaaaaagtaCCTGAACCACCATCATCCTCAATTTTGTCATACTTATTCTTCTTGTTCTGATTCCtgttcttgtcagtttctttgaTGAGACCTTGAGTTTTACTGTCTTTACCTGATGGCAATCTCAGGAATGGAAAACAACACCCTTGATTTTTCTTCAtttcttttcttgacacaataatCAAAGATTTGGGCAATTGAATTATGTTCAAATGATATTATTTTGACCTAACTAATTAACTAACGATCAAGGAAACTACAAATACTTGGGGGTTGAATACGCGGTACCGTGTTTACATGTTTAGGCAGAGAGAGATCCGATAAAAATTGAGAATATTTCAGAAGGATTTCAAACGCGGGTACCATCTATTTCTAACTCTTCAAACTCTTCGGAATTCTGTTGTTGGTTTATTTTGGTCGTTTGTTCATTTTATAACCCACTTGTTATGTATATGGTGGTAGGTGAGCAATCCCCAGTATCCCCTTCCAATTCTGACTCAGATCATCTGACTTgcttaaagtaaaataaaatgtcCATTATCAGCAGCCGATAAGGGCCAATATTGGACTCATTTCTTTAGAAAAATGACAATCCTGCAAGAGAAACGGCAAGCCTGCTAGGAAAATGCCCAAGCAACTTCCAGCAGCAAAAACAACAGTTGGTCTCTTCTCCTGGGTTTATATAGTTCGTTTTCTATGTTTTCTATGCCTTGCACCTCTTACCCAACAGTGATCACACTCAGTATAAAAGTTAGCAATTACAATCCCCCTAATTCCGTGTCACATACACTTCAACTGCAAAATTCTattctaacacaaaaagaaagggaTAATTCACACCATAACATAATACTGATTTCTTGGCccagaaactagtgctcataaaGAAACCTCAATCCATTAGCTTGGTTCAGAAATTAAAACTCTTGAAACAAATGAAATTAACAAGCATTCATAAAGTTGGGAATTCTTCATAGTAGTTAAAACTTGTGAACAATTACAATCATTTATCAGAAATGAGAGCAGAGTTACAACATTAGACTGATTTACCCCAATGACAAACAGGCTACTAAACTGATTTATCACTAATCATTTCATTCTGGAGATTTGAATGAAACCAATAAACCGAGAATACTAAACGATACGTACATACCATTGTTAATCTGGATGAAGTTCAATAAGAAGCAACTTGAACTGATCAATACAAGCCTTCATGAGAAAGAGCAAGAAAGCTCTTAATTGCTGAAATCACCAAAGTTATATCTACAAGCTCGAAATTCAGTCGTAGTCGTTTACATTCTTTCCGTTATAATCATCGAACATAGAGTTAGAATCTGTCGAGCTCCCTGTATCTATAATGACTGTTTCACCTGCAGGAATAGGCTGTTTGGTAATCGACGAAGGAGGACTAGTAGAAGTATCTTTTCTATGAAAACCGCCGTTTATAGAGTCAAAATCCTTCGAGCTCACTGAATCTGTAATGACAGTTTGTCCTGCAGGAAAGGCAAGAACAATAGGCTGCTGTGTAATCGACGGGCTAGGGGTAGGAGAAGTATCTTTTCCATGAAATTCATCAAATAGAGAGCCAATTGGGAGAGTAAGAATCTGTTGAATACCATGAACAGCAATGGAATCACTAACATAAATGTCTGGATATAGTAATGGAACATCATTAACTAACAATACATCGCCAACAACAGTGAATGTCACGGTAAAACCCTCATAAAGCGTCGGCACTGTAATTTCTCCATACAAGACTAGGTTAAGCATATCTGACGCTGTGAGTTTGCAGGGAAGAAAATGACGATGAAATACAGATGAAGAACTGAAATTCATCGAGAATGGATCCAAAACTGCATCAGTAGGTGCGAAGACTGTTAACTTTCTTGTTGGATCTGGTAATTGAAGATCAAGAAATGAAGCCATTACTGAATAACCTAGCAACCTCATCACAGATGAAGTAACATTAGCCATcgaagaatttgaagaagaagaaacatcatCTGGTAATGGATTCTTGCATCCAAGATCGAACTTAGGGCTTGGAGTCGGAGACAGCTGGAGAGTAAAGAAATCTTCAAAAGAAGGATCAAAGAAATGATCAATAGCGAAAATGGTTAAAGATCCAATATCAAGAACAGCAGAATCATTGATTCGAACATTATTAATAGAGATTTGATCAGTTTCTCCTGGTGATGTGGTAACGATCAATGTTCTATTAGGGATCAATGTAGGAATCTTGGTACCATATGGAAGTGATTTTAAGGATTTGATTGTGAATTTGAGTGGTGAGAAATGATATTGAAGAAGATTAAGAGCCGGTTGTCCTGAATTTATAAAAGCAAGATCAGTTGGAGCAAAGATTGTCGCTGTTGGTgatgggaatattagggtttgaGCAACGAGTGAAAGTGTTAATGACATGGAAATGAAACCAAAACCAGAGAGTGTTTCAATGGCGGTGGTAATGATTTCAGAAGGAAGAATTGGTACTGAAAGTGGAAACAGCGTGAAGAGTACCAGTGATGCTAAGAAGAAACTCGCCATTAATGAAACCTTTCAGAAGCTCTTTCGTTTCTAGGGTTTTTTCTGTTACAGAATGAGAATAtgaagagtaagaagaagaaattggggATTTATGCAGTGAGAGAAAAAGTTTGGGCGGGAAAAGGAGACACGTGGCTGGATTACGGTTAATTGAGAATGTGATCAAGGAGTTGAGATTACGGTTAAGAAAGTTGTTATTTGTGTAACAAGATTACGAGCGCCTTAAGAAAGATTTTGCAAAAATGACGCAATTATCCTGCATAGGTCTGCAAACAATGGaagaagtcaaaaaaaaaaaNNNNNNNNNNNNNNNNNNNNNNNNNNNNNNNNNNNNNNNNNNNNNNNNNNNNNNNNNNNNNNNNNNNNNNNNNNNNNNNNNNNNNNNNNNNNNNNNNNNNNNNNNNNNNNNNNNNNNNNNNNNNNNNNNNNNNNNNNNNNNNNNNNNNNNNNNNNNNNNNNNNNNNNNNNNNNNNNNNNNNNNNNNNNNNNNNNNNNNNNNNNNNNNNNNNNNNNNNNNNNNNNNNNNNNNNNNNNNNNNNNNAAAAAAAAAAAGTCAGCTTTTGTTCTAATTTTCTATGTTTTAATTTCGTTCACATAACTGCAAATAATATAGCATATATTTTAGCTAACGAGGCAATACAATTTAGATGTAATTAAGTTGGGATTACATCCGGTCATTTTGTacttgaacaactctatcaataGATAAGTTTAATGCTAGGAAAGAGCAGGCTCATTCcacattagatggctctactagtCATGTTTTAAGGGTTACTAACTCCATAAGTTAGTCTTTTAATGAAATTCctatttgtaaaaaaaaaaatcctggcATAGGTTGGTGGTTCCACTCGTTACTAATCGTATGACTTTGGCAGTCTGACTTATAGTCTGATGGGTCACTGCAACCACTTCTGATTATGTGAATCTGGTTTTCTTAACGAGTACaagcgtcttcttcttcttcttcttttttttgggaTGTGCATCTGTTTTTCTTAACGAGTATCTTcttaactattttatttttgtcATACTGAAAGCTAAAGTGTTCATGGGGAGGGATGACTTTCTTCCATGTAATATCATGGCAATCAACGCATCATCAGACGTTTCGGGTGTTGTATACATTTTTCATGGTCCAGTTTTTATTTCGATGGATTTTTCAGCAATGATGTAGTAAACAAATATTTTTGAATAATAGTTTCTAATAAGAAGTGTGAAAAAGCGAGGTCTAACAagcatacccaatatttcgtttaggcaatctgtatggactaactccaatatatttccaagagaatcaagtagacagacagactcaatcaagaaaaatacatccaagagttacagAAGCTCTTTCCTTTCTAGGGTTTTTACTGTTACAGAATGAGAATGAgaatgaagaataagaagaagaaattggggATTCATGCAGCGAGAGAAAAAGTTTGGGCGGGAAAAGGAGACACGTGGTTGGATTACGTTTAATTGATAAGGTGATCAAGGAGTTGAGATTACGGTTAAGAAAGTTGTTATTTGTGTAACAAGATTACGAGCGCCTTAAGAAAGATTTTGCAAAAATGACGCAATTATACTGGCATGGGTCTGCAAACAATGgaggaagtaaaaaaaaaaaaaaagtcagctTTTGTTCTAATTGAACCCTATTATAGGAGCTCCAAATTTTTGGTTTTGAGGGCTCTTATAGATTCAAGTGCGCCAAATGTGGATAAGGGGATATTTCAtccataattaaaaaaaagaaagaaattcttaaataattaatctaaagccaaaaactaaacctaaacctaatcctcttctttttctccattgtctcttattcttctttcttttttcttttttttttgttgttcttcaacCACGATTCTCTGCAAGTAATTACTTCATCGATTCTTTGTAAGTAATTACTTTAATTAGATAAGAATCGAAAATCCATCCTTTTTTGTTGCTTTTGATCGCATAAATAGGttagatttgatcaaattagggattTCGAAATAGTTTCAGAATTACTTACGGTCAGGAAGTATTGGTTTTCCTAACCGTAAAACACTTATACGATTAGGAAAATATGAACTCTCAACCGTATTTTAACCTGTATATGGTAGTTACGGTTGGGAATATATAAACTCCAAACCGTATTTTAACTTGGTTTttttttacggttgggaaaattgaAGACTCCCAACCGTATGttaaatttagaaaaaaaaaactagattttgattttgattttcaaaccctaactataAATTAGTCTAACTTAATTACTAATCATACTTAATTTAGTTAATCTAATTATTAGCACTAACTAAtggaagatattaccattaacaaAATTAATAGGTTAAGgggttttgttgattactatttcatgGCTCTTTATTTTGTCATCTTGTGAGCCCCTAAAAACCAAAGtttggagcccctataataggtttcttcTAATTTTCTATGTTTTAATTTCGTTCACATAACTACAAACAATGTAACAGATATTTTAGCTAAGGAGACAATACAATTTAGATGTAATTAAATTGGGATTACATCCCACCATTTTGTATGAAAACAGCTCTATAAATAGATGAATTTAATGTTAGGCTAGCACATACTCATTCCACAATAGATGGCTCTACTAGTCATGTTTTAAGAATTACTAACTTctatttgtaaaaaaaaaaatcccgacATAGGTCGATGGTTCCACTTGTTGCTAATCATATGCCTTTGGCAGTCTGGTGGGTCAGTGCAACCACTTCTAATTGTGTGTATCTGGTTTTCTTAACGAGTACAAgcgtcttcttcttttttttcttttttatgggaTGTGCATCTGGTTTTCTTAACGAGCATCTTCttaattattttgatttttgtcaTACTGAAAACTAAAGTGTTCATGGGGAGGGATGACTTTCTTCCATGTAATATCATGGCAATCAACGCATCATCTGACGTTTCGGGTGTTGATACATTTTTCATGGtccaatttttatttcgatggaTTTTTCAGCAATGATTTagtaaataaatatttttgaataaTAGTTTCTAACAAGAAGTGTGAAAAAGCgaggtctaacaactacacccaatatttcgtttaggcaatttgtatggattaactccaatatatttccaagagaatcaactagacagtcagactcaatcaagaaaaatacatccaagagttatatctcaatttctcaaatcaatctacaaTCGAACAGACAGAAATCTGTGAGCTGGAtttatatgagaaataacttggatggtaccaaagaccaatatccaagcgtcaatcaatttcaatcaacaaccaaaggttagattcacCAAATGactgaactacacacaacctgtgatatttcaattatataaaaatataatgcggaaaagaaataacacaaacaccagaaattttgttaacgaggaaaccacaaatgcagaaaaaccccaggacctagtccagatttgaacaccacgctgtattaagccgctacagactctagcctactacaagttaacttctgactggaatgtagttgagccataaccaatttcacactgattaaggtacagtcgcgttctttacgcctcttgaaccacgccggattctgcgcacttgattcccttagctgatctcacccacaactaagagttgctacgacccaaagtcgaagacttgataaacaaatctgtctcacacagaaaagtctatttaatagataaatctgtctcctacctacgatttttgttcggtcttttggtaaatcaggtgaacaggaaccaatggatacatcggacttatattcccgaataacagcctagtaatatcaatcacctcaaaataatattaatcgtatggaagcgaaacaagatattgtggaatcacaaacgatgagatgaagatgtttgtgactaatttttatcttacctatcggaggttaaatctcgagcaaatcttagagaagatagtactcaatacaatagaacaaagtaagatcagaacacgcaactatgaagaaaatagtttggtctggcttcagaatcccaatgaagtctttaagtcgttaacctataatgattttaggaaaaacctaggttaatggaggatcgactctagtcgcaactactatcacacaggaagtgtggcgattaggtttcctagttgctagagttttgccttatatagtcttcaaatcagggtttgcaatcaatgttaccttggtaccaAAGCATGCACATgcctattaatacatatggaatacaaaaaataaataaattaacttttgtagctcctattctacatgcctaatcttcaacattactcgaaatcttcgtcacttccaagtactccaatgatcccaaaggttttaagtttagcatcatcgttgttgaaaatccgtagctataacaacaagaaaacaacagttctcaatcattgttatatagtgtcatagtatcattatacaacgtcaaagttcaattgtatcacaacttcaacaacagtactatggtgatatgtatcactcccccgtagtcaatactccatctcacatggaaaccactcccccttacataatgatccgaaaaccatatgtatttgtagtgtgaactacatattaattctcccactttttgtcaataaaattggcaaaggtacaagaacgggatcctaatgaaatttctgaaagagacatttcatgaccaaaacaaagaacacacatcatcttatttagatgcaatcataaatccgaagctaaatgcattcatcaaggagtttaaagatacaagataacccctataatattccacagtcacactccccacaaagatttggcaattaagcgcaagttcaaaaagaactctcccccataatatgtcattcccaagggaacaacaagagcgaccttaatttcgaaagaaaagaaggatttctttggacataacaaatcagatacaagtatgaatttgaatccaaaatattaaattaaccacaagaagttcatgattaatttaaccgaaaattctcaacacaagtaaacttatgagACTTAAGATCggtcaattagattaattacaagtaaacccataattaatctaatcaaatacacaaccaaattaaccacaaaagtaattaatttaattggtcatactcacataaaagagtctatggagcaatgcctaagttaatcatgaaaacaatcaacccagtcatgaacgctcaaacataagaagacttgtggagtcataactaaataaccaaacaagatgattaatttagttcaaaatgctcgacataaagtaccttacggaacaacaacaaggctaatcataaaaataatcaacttggttgtttcgtgctcaacataagacacattacggagccacacagtaatacataaaatatggatcagggaagatcaattactgcggaatatacaaggattcattctattttccatcactatttgcataacgacatttaatagacataatccttgcaaacaaaagattttaacctatcttccataaataattgacaatataggcttaacttttgtttttgtcaaaagttcattcattctttcatcaatacatgcatatcaattcatgaacgactctacttttgacaagatatgg
This genomic stretch from Papaver somniferum cultivar HN1 chromosome 5, ASM357369v1, whole genome shotgun sequence harbors:
- the LOC113281913 gene encoding putative fasciclin-like arabinogalactan protein 20 gives rise to the protein MASFFLASLVLFTLFPLSVPILPSEIITTAIETLSGFGFISMSLTLSLVAQTLIFPSPTATIFAPTDLAFINSGQPALNLLQYHFSPLKFTIKSLKSLPYGTKIPTLIPNRTLIVTTSPGETDQISINNVRINDSAVLDIGSLTIFAIDHFFDPSFEDFFTLQLSPTPSPKFDLGCKNPLPDDVSSSSNSSMANVTSSVMRLLGYSVMASFLDLQLPDPTRKLTVFAPTDAVLDPFSMNFSSSSVFHRHFLPCKLTASDMLNLVLYGEITVPTLYEGFTVTFTVVGDVLLVNDVPLLYPDIYVSDSIAVHGIQQILTLPIGSLFDEFHGKDTSPTPSPSITQQPIVLAFPAGQTVITDSVSSKDFDSINGGFHRKDTSTSPPSSITKQPIPAGETVIIDTGSSTDSNSMFDDYNGKNVNDYD
- the LOC113281915 gene encoding serine/threonine-protein kinase PBL27-like, which codes for MKKNQGCCFPFLRLPSGKDSKTQGLIKETDKNRNQNKKNKYDKIEDDGGSVPNNDGSCSSGSNGKMINAAAKIFTFQELAIATKNFREESVVGEGGFGRVYKGYCFGSDGEQVEVAVKHLDRNGIQGNKEFVVEVLMLSLYQHPNLVNMVGYCAEGDELLLVYEFMPLGSLEYHLHDISPNEALNWNTRMEIALGVAKGLEYLHDKANPPVIHRDLKASNILLGQDYHPKLSDFGLAKLGPVGENSHITTRVVGAYGYCAPEYASTGRLTFKSDIYSFGVLLLELITGRKAIDFSLPAEEHTLVNWARLLLKDPRKFPHMVDPQLQGCYPTSGLNRALALAALCVQQVATKRPPMREVVAALSRLTSRTYGRAPSQQN